AGGCTTTCACAAAGTGTAGCATCTCCTGTTTATAAAGGAGTTACAGAATGGGACTGGAATCGTGAGCCTCGTGGAACTTTTAACATTACACTACACGCGGGATTTAGGGATGCCGAGATATTGCCTCGCGCCATTAACAAAAGCGTGGAACTTCTTAAGAAAGTCATCTCTCCTATAAGTGTTGCTGATGCTACTCATGAGACACCAACAGATAGCCATATCGGACTACCTGTTGATATCGTTTTATAGCTAAACTTTAGCGCGAGTTTCCCCTGGAACGGTTGGACTGCCTGGAACCTGAAGAGTTTCTTTGTGATTTACTTTGCCCTTCTTCTCGTCCGCTTTGTCCGCCTTGTCTACCTTGTTTAGGTCTTCTGCCGCTATTTGAATTTCCTGCCATTTATATATCTCACCTCCTCCGTGTTTTATACAGTATTGAAGTTAACGAAACTAAACGTTTGCGTCTTCTTCCGTGCTTTGGTCTTCTTCAAAGTAGTCACCACTCATTCCTCCTGCTATACCTGTGTCTCCTTGCCATTCTTCGTCCGTCATGTCACCAGCTGTTTCGTCTTGTTGCTGTTGTTTTTTGTCATCTAACATTTTCTTCACCTCCTTTCACTTTAAGGACAAACCTAAGAAGGTTAAGATGATTTTGAGGGTTAAGAAGGGTTTAAAACCTTCTGTATCTTCTTAATCTTCTAAACCTTCCAAATCTAAATTTGCATACGTCGATAATAGGTATTTTAATTGTGATTTTTATTAGGAGATGCGTAACAGTTTGGTAAGAAAAATGAAGGGGGCCAGTAGGGATGGTAGATTGGTGGGATTGTAGGAAGTTAGGTCAGGTGCTGGGGTGTCTTAGAGTGAACTGAGTGAAGCTTGTATCTTTTCTGCAGTGAAGTCCCAGTTGCCAGATAAAATGTCGAGGGTGCCGTTTTTAATTGCCTTTTCTTCGGCCTGTTTTCCGATTTTGCACAAACGCAGGGCTTTGTTGAGATTTTTAACAGCCGAAGATTTATCCCCCATGCTGCTGTAAATCATGCCTAATGCTTCAAGGTTTTCCGCGTTTTCACTTATTTTTACGGATTCCGAAAGAAATTCTTTGGCTTTTTCCAGCTCGACCGTGTTAAGGAAGGCCGCGCCAACTGCCGAAAGGACCTGCGCTTTGGCTGTTTTTTGCGCGGGTGTGGGGTTTTTGGCCTTGAAATATTCACACTTTAATATTTGCTCGCCAAGGTAGATTAATTGGGGATAACCTTGGGCGTTATTTAGACTGGCCAAATTTTGAATCGCTTCTTTCGCGGTTTGATCTTCTACTTCAAGGATTTCTTCCTCTTTGTATTTTGCGCGCTTTACGTTTCCGTTCAACCACTCCGCTATTCCCCAGTCGAGGTCTAACGTCAGGGTCAAAACGTCTTCTTGCATTGTGTCTTGGTCTTCGTATTCTTTAGAGAAAACAGATTCGTACGCCGGGTCCGCTTTCCACTGGGGGGTTGCAATGTATACTTCTACGCTAAACTTGCTTCTGGAGATCGCTTTGGGGACGAGGTAAAAAATGAATCTGTGGCCTTCGTGGCTGACAAACGCGTTATTTCTGTTTATGTTGAGAATCATTTAGTCTACATACTATATGCTTAAGTGGGCAATTAAGCAATGTTTTGCCTCCAGCGGATATCCTGTAGTCTATCTATTTAACACTATATGTGCTATCGTAGTTGGTGGAGGGAGGATATTTAAATGATAGACGAACCAAAAACAGAAGAAAAAACAGAAGAAGCTGCTGTTGAAGAAAAAACAACAGAAAAAGCTGAGTAGTGATATGGGCGGATTCTCGTTTGATAGTCCGCCTAAAGTTTCCCCAAAACCCTTAGAGACATCAAAAACCCTTTGACCCTATAGTTGCTTATTGGCTCAGGACATGCTACAATGCACAAAGTAGGTTTAAGAGCTTATTTTAAGCTCACAGATAGTACTCTGGTACTTCTGCTTAGTTATTGTTAGTTTTAGTTACGTCGGATAAAGATACCCAAGTTTTTTTGTATCTTACCCCTTTTTAAAACCTCTTCTTAAGCAGAAATACCACAGTATTATCCCCTTATTATATTAAAAATATTTGACTTCCCTGGGTAAAAACTTGAGGAGGGTTTAACATATGCATTACAGATCTCGGAGTACTTCCTTTGGAAATCATAGGAGTACAAATTATTCCAACTATAGAAGGCCGTCTTATGGAAGAAGGCGCGAAAAGCCCAAACTTGACGCTAATCTTTTTGTAAAACGCGCCCAGCCGACTACTTCAGTCGAGTATGTTTCCACGGCTTCATTTTCCACATACAACATTTGTAATGAGCTGAAGCGCAATATAGAGGCGCGAGGGTACAACAATCCCACGCCGATCCAAGAGCAGACGATTCCTATTTTGCTTGAAGGCCGCGACGTAATCGGTGTAGCCAATACAGGAACGGGTAAAACGGCCGCGTTTCTTATTCCACTTGTTAATAAAGTATTTTTAAAGCGATCGGAAAGAGTTCTTATAGTTACGCCGACGAGGGAACTTGCGATGCAGATTGCCGATGAATTCAGGCAATTTTCGCGAGGGATGAATCTGGAAGCTGCTCTTTGCATTGGCGGGGCTGGTTTATTTATGCAAGCGAAAAATCTATCAAGGAACCCACATTTTGTCATTGGCACACCAGGGAGACTTCAGGACTTGATCAGGAGACAAAAACTGAACTTGAACACGTTTGGAAATGTAGTTTTGGACGAAGTCGACAGAATGGTAGATATTGGCTTCATAAAAGAAATAGAATCTTTGATTGCAA
The window above is part of the Candidatus Curtissbacteria bacterium genome. Proteins encoded here:
- a CDS encoding DEAD/DEAH box helicase; protein product: MHYRSRSTSFGNHRSTNYSNYRRPSYGRRREKPKLDANLFVKRAQPTTSVEYVSTASFSTYNICNELKRNIEARGYNNPTPIQEQTIPILLEGRDVIGVANTGTGKTAAFLIPLVNKVFLKRSERVLIVTPTRELAMQIADEFRQFSRGMNLEAALCIGGAGLFMQAKNLSRNPHFVIGTPGRLQDLIRRQKLNLNTFGNVVLDEVDRMVDIGFIKEIESLIAMLSPVRQSLFFSATVSGKTKEILNKFVDQAEVVSVKSQDTAENIDQDVVYVHDRAKKPEMLQGLLRQEGFDKVLVFGQTKWGIERLTRTLVENGFKATSIHSNKSQSQRKKALELFKSEKVQVLLATDVASRGLDIDNVTHVINYDAPESYDEYIHRIGRTGRADKKGIALTFVE